A stretch of DNA from Dendropsophus ebraccatus isolate aDenEbr1 unplaced genomic scaffold, aDenEbr1.pat pat_scaffold_1768_ctg1, whole genome shotgun sequence:
tactagtaatttgcataagagcatttagtgattttacagACATTGCGGGGGAGGACAGGGATTAAAGTAATGGCTATGTACTACTGACAAACAGCtattgcggcatatcagcaggttctctgggaagaactgctgatagtgccgcttcaaatagcctcattcacacattccgtgtatCTATGGGATCACTAGTGTGTAGAGGCTGGGACAGcctacagaacatgtgaatgaggcctcacCATATTGCATGAGCGTTCTTCTAAGTTGATTTCTCACTAAGTGCAGCATTGCACCTACACAGCATCGGACACTGGGGGCATATGGTGGGCCACAAAACACCTGACAAGTTTCTTTCTGAAATGGCTATTATATCACATTTCCAACGTTCCTCctaacaacaccccccccccccccccccccccccgcatgcccATTCTCCcatagggagaaggggcaaatctgaacCTTCTCCTTGGTGTATGCCAAGGACACAGGCTTCGTAAATATCCcccatggtgtgtgaacatagcaataaaCTCTGAGCATCAGTTATTTGAACCATTCAGCAATACTTGGAATTGTTCTATACAATGGGGCTTCTTTAAGCGTTTTACATACTTTACAATAATCAGTGATCCACATTTTCCTGTCTTTTACTGGCTGATAGGTATTACGCCAGTTAAAGTACTGCTCGTATTTTTCATCATCTCCGTCCAGGCTAAGAAGGTAAGAGGCTAATTCTTGAGCACTAGAAAAATCATCTACATGAATGAAGGAATCAGATGGGATAAAACGCTCATAATTTTTACGTGGAGGACCCATTACAACTGGGACAGTCCCTGAAAGGAATGCATTGGACCAGAGTTTTTCCGTTATATAGTCTTCATGAATTGAATTCTCAAAAGACAGGTAGAATTTATATTGGGAGAAAGTACGAAGCTGTGAATAACTTTTTGGAAGTGGCAAATGCTGTTTTCCATAGATGTCTATTTGGATGTGTGGTTTTAACTCCTCATAATACTGGAATCTCCTGAGTTGTGTTTTCCAGTTACTTACTGCCCAAGCAACCAACCGGGTCTTCTGAGGAATGGTAAAGTTCTCCTTTTCATCACGCTTTTCCAGCCAACCATAGGGAGAGAAGATATCAGAATCCACCCTGTAGGACATGGTCATGTTTATGATATTGTCCATCATGGTTAGGTTTTGGGTATTTGATGGAGACTCCAGGTTAAACCAAATCCAGAACTGTTTGGAAGGCCTTGGCGTAGGTGGTAATAGAGACAAGGACCAAGATACATCTCTGTGATGAATAACAACAGCATCTGACATTG
This window harbors:
- the LOC138775567 gene encoding 3-galactosyl-N-acetylglucosaminide 4-alpha-L-fucosyltransferase FUT3-like — translated: MSWSIFFFLMNSYVIFLLLTYYHGERGSVSSKQNFAPNCTIPPEVILPQNYSTTAPQEQSSWIILLWTWPAGRNFSLNQCPPSIDSSGCFFTVDRSMYSMSDAVVIHHRDVSWSLSLLPPTPRPSKQFWIWFNLESPSNTQNLTMMDNIINMTMSYRVDSDIFSPYGWLEKRDEKENFTIPQKTRLVAWAVSNWKTQLRRFQYYEELKPHIQIDIYGKQHLPLPKSYSQLRTFSQYKFYLSFENSIHEDYITEKLWSNAFLSGTVPVVMGPPRKNYERFIPSDSFIHVDDFSSAQELASYLLSLDGDDEKYEQYFNWRNTYQPVKDRKMWITDYCKVCKTLKEAPLYRTIPSIAEWFK